TGGGCGCCACCCAAAAGCGGCCCCAGCCCGGTCGACCGCGCACGGCGCAAGCACCACGTCATGAGGGGGCCCGCTCGGGCGGGCCTTCTCCCTCGCGCTCGCACAGGCCGGGGCCCGGGTGATCCTCGTCGGCCGCAACGCGCAGGCCCTCTCCGGTGCGGCTCGCCGTGTGGCCATGGAGGGTGGTACGGCCCGCACCGCGGTGTGCGACGTGTCGGACCCGGCGTCGGTCACGGCACTCACACGCTCGCCGAGGAGGACATCTCCGTCCTGGTCAACAACGCGGGCGTCGCGGGCCCGGTGAAGCCTCTCACCGAGGTCGAACCCGACGAGTGGGACGGGGTTTTCACCGCGAACGTACGCGGCGTCTACCTGATGTGCCGGGCCTTCCTTCCCTCGATGATCGGAGCCGGCCGCGGTGACATCGTCAACATCGCCTCGGTCAGCGGCAAACGCCCCCTCCTCAACCGCACCCCCTACACCGCCTCCAAGATGGCCCTGCTGGGCCTGACCCCCACCCTCGCCGCTGAGGTCGGACCCCACGGTGTCGCCGTCAACTCCCTCTCCCCCAGCCCGGTGCGCGGCCCGCGCATGGACCGCAACTTCCGGCTGGAGGCCGAACTGACACGCAGCACACCGGAAGAGGCCGAGCGGGCGTTCGCCTCCCGGGCGGCCCTGGGCAGATTGGTGGAGGAGGACGAAGTGGCGAAGGCCCTGGTGGCGATGCTTGCCATGCCCGGACTCTGCGGCGCGGACATCGACCTCTCGGCCGGCGTGATCGCCCCCTCGTGACCCACGGCTCCGGCCCCGCCGTACGTACGTGGACCCGTCCTGCCCGACGCGGAACACATCGCCCTCAACCTGCACCGCGCGC
The Streptomyces sp. CGMCC 4.7035 DNA segment above includes these coding regions:
- a CDS encoding SDR family NAD(P)-dependent oxidoreductase — encoded protein: MRRVGPGVGHGTHTLAEEDISVLVNNAGVAGPVKPLTEVEPDEWDGVFTANVRGVYLMCRAFLPSMIGAGRGDIVNIASVSGKRPLLNRTPYTASKMALLGLTPTLAAEVGPHGVAVNSLSPSPVRGPRMDRNFRLEAELTRSTPEEAERAFASRAALGRLVEEDEVAKALVAMLAMPGLCGADIDLSAGVIAPS